One genomic region from Vitis riparia cultivar Riparia Gloire de Montpellier isolate 1030 chromosome 17, EGFV_Vit.rip_1.0, whole genome shotgun sequence encodes:
- the LOC117904032 gene encoding protein piccolo-like — protein sequence MARTRGTKSSSPSSRKSTPRETPVQASTFEPPRPEVVSPPEKPTPKKRQAKPTLQTPPTRRYLTRSGGRPLQKRAREESSEPINLTGQSPVPSPELSPVPSPAPPAKPQASQPPPFEPQIPSGPAPEAILRRPMLTQPPIEGNLDCRARPFHSELCFDTAAFQLRPELEGSFQLLCRYRMEELLTPRDFFYPRPQLERKRICREVFTFEKWSNMTAYKMEQPELPQPAQIPAARRASPRFIPEGIPVASPSIAKASPVPPVAPNSAQPSTSAEPRMAIPISEYRDLC from the exons ATGGCACGAACTAGAGGCACTAAGTCTTCCTCTCCGTCTAGCCGAAAGTCAACGCCGCGCGAGACGCCTGTTCAAGCCTCAACCTTTGAGCCTCCACGGCCGGAAGTTGTTTCGCCTCCTGAGAAGCCCACGCCAAAGAAGCGCCAGGCCAAGCCGACATTGCAGACGCCTCCAACGAGGCGTtaccttaccaggtcagggggccgtCCCCTGCAAAAACGAGCTAGAGAGGAAAGCTCGGAACCCATCAACTTGACAGGGCAGTCCCCTGTTCCATCTCCAGAGCTCtctccggtgccatctccggcaccACCAGCGAAGCCTCAAGCAAGCCAGCCGCCACCCTTTGAGCCCCAAATTCCGTCTGGGCCAGCTCCTGAAGCAATACTCAGGCGTCCAATGCTCACTcagccaccaattgaaggcaatttggactgcAGAGCTCGGCCATTCCATTCAGAGTTGTGCTTTGACACAGCCGCCTTCCAATTGCGGCCGGAGCTTGAAGGATCATTCCAATTGCTGTGCAGATATCGAATGGAGGAGCTTCTGACCCCACGAgacttcttctatcccaga CCTCAGCTGGAACGCAAGAGGATATGTCGAGAGGTTTTTACTTTcgaaaaatggagcaacatgacagcttataagatggagcagccagagctcCCACAGCCAGCTCAGATTCCAGCTGCAAGGAGAGCATCTCCACGTtttatacctgagggtatacctgtTGCCTCTCCTTCCATAGCCAAAGCCTCTCCAGTCCCTCCAGTTGCTCCAAATTCAGCACAGCCTTCCACATCAGCCGAGCCaaggatggccatccctatttctgagtatagggatttatgcTAG